In Lachnospiraceae bacterium, one DNA window encodes the following:
- a CDS encoding thiamine pyrophosphate-binding protein has protein sequence MRMKVSNYISEMLVKAGIHQAFMVTGGGAMHLDDALGHQKGLHCIYDHHEQACAIAAEAYARIHNKMAALCVTTGPGGTNAITGVLGAWLDSIPMIVLSGQVRYDTTARWSGTGIRAMGDQEFDICKAIDCMTKYSEMVIDPMRIRYCMEKALYLADSGRKGPSWLDIPLNVQGAYVETDELVGFDPEDYEKGGNGWAEKKNVPAIPEDEAGEGEKRQVLPEKVTEETAKTIIAKIRQAKRPVINAGNGIRLAGAHETFMKVAEKLGIPVVTGWDSEDCIWDEHPLYTGRGGNMGDRAGNFAIQNSDLVLSIGSRLSIRQVGYNYKTWARAAYVIVNDIDEEELKKPSIHVDMPVHADAADLLAVMDQCLDQVLEAEKDTLPDSLSEPGKKQVFAYGEGIKGMTWNETCAMWKKKYPVVQEKHWAQSEEKAANVYAAIQAISSRLKEDQITVVGNGSACVVGGHAQIIKKGQRFISNSAVASMGYDLPAAIGIWAASRKDGAYSMGAAREGEDVILVTGDGSIQMNIQELQTIIHHKMGIKIFLINNGGYHSIRQTQKNFFGEPLIGIGYDSGDLSFPDMEKLSAAYGYPYVRAEHNGELAEAVEKTLAMEGPVICEIFVSTDQNFEPKSSAKRLPDGTLVSPPLEDLAPFLPDEEMDENMIIPRIKG, from the coding sequence ATGAGGATGAAAGTTTCAAATTATATTTCTGAAATGTTAGTGAAGGCCGGTATCCACCAGGCATTTATGGTTACTGGAGGCGGTGCCATGCATCTGGATGATGCACTGGGACATCAGAAGGGACTTCATTGTATTTATGATCATCATGAGCAGGCCTGTGCCATTGCAGCAGAAGCATATGCCAGGATCCATAATAAAATGGCAGCTCTTTGCGTAACAACAGGCCCCGGGGGCACCAATGCCATTACCGGTGTGCTGGGAGCGTGGCTGGATTCGATCCCTATGATCGTGCTTTCAGGACAGGTGCGCTATGATACCACAGCCCGCTGGTCAGGCACAGGCATCCGCGCTATGGGGGATCAGGAATTTGATATCTGTAAGGCCATTGACTGTATGACTAAGTATTCAGAAATGGTCATTGATCCTATGCGTATCCGTTATTGTATGGAAAAGGCATTGTATCTGGCTGATTCCGGCCGCAAGGGTCCAAGCTGGCTGGATATTCCTTTAAATGTCCAGGGCGCTTATGTGGAAACAGATGAGCTTGTTGGATTTGACCCGGAAGATTATGAAAAAGGGGGAAATGGCTGGGCAGAGAAGAAAAATGTGCCTGCTATCCCGGAAGATGAAGCGGGCGAAGGGGAAAAACGCCAGGTCCTTCCAGAGAAAGTGACAGAAGAGACAGCAAAGACTATTATCGCAAAGATCCGTCAGGCAAAACGCCCGGTGATCAATGCGGGAAATGGCATCCGTCTGGCTGGTGCCCATGAGACCTTTATGAAGGTAGCTGAAAAGCTGGGTATTCCGGTAGTTACCGGCTGGGACAGTGAGGACTGTATCTGGGATGAGCATCCATTATATACAGGCCGCGGTGGAAATATGGGAGACCGGGCGGGAAATTTTGCTATCCAGAACAGTGATCTGGTGCTGTCTATTGGCAGCCGTTTAAGCATCCGCCAGGTGGGCTATAACTATAAAACATGGGCCAGAGCTGCTTATGTGATCGTAAATGATATTGATGAGGAAGAGTTAAAGAAGCCTTCCATACATGTGGATATGCCGGTCCATGCAGATGCAGCAGACCTGCTGGCAGTGATGGATCAGTGCCTGGATCAGGTACTGGAGGCAGAAAAGGATACACTTCCAGATAGTTTAAGTGAGCCAGGGAAGAAGCAGGTCTTTGCTTATGGTGAAGGCATTAAGGGAATGACCTGGAATGAGACCTGTGCTATGTGGAAGAAAAAATATCCGGTGGTACAGGAGAAGCACTGGGCCCAGAGTGAAGAGAAGGCAGCTAATGTATACGCAGCTATTCAGGCTATCAGCAGCCGTTTGAAGGAAGACCAGATCACAGTAGTGGGAAATGGTTCTGCCTGCGTTGTAGGCGGTCATGCCCAGATCATTAAAAAGGGACAGAGATTTATCTCCAATTCAGCAGTGGCGTCCATGGGATATGATCTTCCGGCAGCGATCGGTATCTGGGCCGCTTCCAGAAAAGACGGTGCTTACAGCATGGGCGCTGCCAGGGAAGGAGAAGATGTGATCCTGGTAACTGGTGACGGAAGCATCCAGATGAATATCCAGGAGCTGCAGACCATTATCCACCATAAAATGGGAATTAAGATCTTTCTGATCAACAATGGCGGCTATCATTCCATCCGCCAGACCCAGAAGAATTTCTTTGGTGAGCCGTTAATAGGCATTGGATATGACAGCGGCGACCTCAGCTTCCCGGATATGGAGAAATTGTCAGCTGCCTATGGTTATCCTTATGTGAGAGCAGAGCATAATGGGGAGCTGGCAGAGGCTGTGGAGAAAACACTGGCAATGGAAGGACCTGTGATCTGCGAGATCTTTGTATCTACGGATCAGAACTTTGAGCCTAAGTCATCTGCGAAACGTCTGCCGGATGGAACACTGGTATCTCCTCCATTGGAAGATCTGGCTCCCTTCCTTCCTGATGAGGAAATGGATGAGAATATGATCATTCCAAGGATCAAAGGATAA
- a CDS encoding cell wall-binding protein, which yields MKKQATFLAVLSTAVFTASMAFPAYAKAAGWTEDNGNWYYYDSYGDPLTDTWKKSGNDWYYLNSDGIRAYSQQVDEYYVNDEGKRVTYQWVSIENEDYWNEDDAPEFLYYYYGKDGKALTSTWASINGSWYYFNEDSIMETGSIQVDGYNYYLGEDGSRKTGWVLLEEETDDPEDLEAWYYFDGNGRRVENEVDKKIDGAYYTFEDGKMQTGWYKLPAADKNPAEKLTENSGSENTDAENTETATGSNAEAAENNGSEETAASTASLPAISGYKYYDEDGKRASGWRTIEGVENISEDGEYFRFYFKNGTPYYGKEGLEIFTIESKKYAFNTAGEMQTGKQSVKTSEGVYANYYFDEEGVMKTGKQTIYDEDLGETQNWLFHAEGTKKGQGYHGIKDNTLYVNGLRQEADRDLRFAPMSLDGIRYLVNVNGTVQKAGSTSKSASKPELGSGYKDFKDENEVIWTVNTEGIIQ from the coding sequence ATGAAAAAACAGGCAACATTTCTGGCTGTATTATCCACCGCAGTATTTACTGCATCCATGGCGTTCCCTGCTTATGCAAAAGCAGCAGGCTGGACCGAAGATAACGGCAACTGGTACTACTACGATTCCTACGGAGATCCCCTTACTGATACATGGAAAAAATCCGGGAATGACTGGTACTACTTAAACTCAGACGGGATCCGCGCTTACTCACAGCAGGTAGATGAATACTATGTAAACGACGAAGGTAAACGCGTCACCTATCAGTGGGTCTCCATTGAAAACGAAGACTACTGGAACGAAGATGATGCACCTGAATTCCTCTATTACTATTATGGAAAAGACGGCAAAGCCTTAACTTCCACCTGGGCTTCCATTAACGGCAGCTGGTACTACTTTAACGAAGACAGCATCATGGAAACCGGTTCCATCCAGGTAGATGGCTATAACTATTACCTTGGGGAAGACGGCAGCAGAAAGACCGGATGGGTCCTTTTAGAAGAAGAAACAGATGACCCGGAAGATCTGGAAGCATGGTATTACTTTGATGGCAACGGCCGCCGCGTAGAAAATGAAGTAGATAAAAAGATCGACGGTGCTTACTATACCTTTGAAGACGGAAAAATGCAGACCGGCTGGTATAAGCTTCCTGCTGCTGACAAAAATCCAGCTGAGAAGCTGACTGAAAATTCCGGTTCTGAAAATACCGATGCTGAAAACACAGAGACCGCCACTGGTTCAAACGCTGAAGCTGCAGAAAACAACGGATCAGAGGAAACTGCTGCTTCTACTGCTTCTCTTCCAGCCATCTCAGGCTACAAATACTATGACGAGGACGGAAAACGTGCTTCCGGCTGGCGCACCATTGAAGGTGTGGAAAACATCAGCGAAGACGGCGAATATTTCCGCTTCTACTTTAAAAACGGTACTCCTTACTACGGAAAAGAAGGACTTGAGATCTTCACCATTGAGTCCAAAAAATACGCATTTAACACTGCCGGTGAAATGCAGACCGGAAAGCAGTCTGTAAAAACCTCAGAAGGCGTTTACGCTAACTACTATTTTGATGAAGAAGGTGTTATGAAAACCGGCAAACAGACCATCTATGACGAGGATCTTGGCGAGACCCAGAACTGGCTCTTCCACGCAGAAGGCACAAAAAAAGGTCAGGGCTACCACGGCATCAAAGACAACACCCTCTATGTAAATGGTCTCCGCCAGGAAGCCGACAGGGATCTGCGCTTTGCACCAATGTCCTTAGACGGCATCCGTTACCTGGTAAATGTAAACGGCACAGTCCAGAAAGCCGGTTCAACCTCCAAATCTGCATCTAAGCCAGAGCTTGGCAGCGGATATAAAGACTTCAAAGACGAAAATGAAGTGATCTGGACTGTTAATACAGAAGGTATCATCCAGTAA
- a CDS encoding glycerophosphodiester phosphodiesterase family protein: MILRGKKRINYMKKAVCMVTACLVLGQTMPVYAQGTSWIDQVEITAHRGDSLKALENTLPAFEKAIESGSDWIELDVNETKDNVPVVFHDCNLKRIMGKDAKIRDLTLEEIKAVHPADSMGPAFGGIRIPSLEEALNTCKGKISLNIEIKEDGTQSGDFVDRVIQLVRDKKMVDQCMITSFDYNVLVKVKALEPSFKTGYITSRDIGDPGQYVAADQFMISIELVRKELVDQIHGLGKKAVAWTINDAYSLKKCEEAQVDNMITDKPGSLRSL, from the coding sequence ATGATTTTAAGAGGTAAAAAAAGAATAAATTACATGAAAAAGGCAGTCTGTATGGTAACAGCCTGTTTGGTTTTGGGGCAGACGATGCCTGTATATGCACAGGGGACTTCCTGGATCGATCAGGTGGAGATTACGGCTCACAGAGGAGATTCCTTAAAGGCGCTGGAAAATACACTCCCTGCTTTTGAAAAGGCTATAGAGAGTGGTTCTGACTGGATCGAACTGGATGTAAATGAAACAAAGGATAATGTGCCGGTGGTTTTCCATGACTGTAATTTAAAACGGATCATGGGAAAGGATGCAAAGATCCGGGATCTGACGCTGGAGGAAATAAAAGCGGTTCATCCGGCGGACAGTATGGGACCGGCCTTTGGAGGCATAAGGATACCATCTCTGGAAGAGGCCTTAAATACCTGTAAGGGGAAGATCTCCTTAAATATTGAGATAAAAGAAGACGGGACCCAGAGTGGTGATTTTGTGGACAGAGTCATACAGCTGGTCCGGGATAAGAAAATGGTGGACCAGTGCATGATCACATCCTTTGATTATAATGTTTTAGTGAAGGTAAAGGCGCTGGAGCCTTCTTTTAAGACTGGTTATATCACTTCCAGGGATATAGGAGATCCGGGGCAGTATGTGGCTGCGGACCAGTTTATGATCAGCATCGAGCTGGTAAGGAAAGAACTGGTGGATCAGATACATGGTCTTGGAAAGAAGGCTGTGGCCTGGACCATTAATGATGCTTATTCTTTAAAAAAGTGCGAAGAGGCCCAGGTGGATAATATGATCACAGATAAGCCGGGATCCCTCCGTAGTCTTTAA
- a CDS encoding NAD(P)-dependent oxidoreductase, translating to MRIVITGATGFIGSNLAKLFLEKGAEVFALVRPESSHLEALPKDEKLHMVSCGLSNVMDCIGQIGQADAFFHLAWGGVNRQEIDSPQVQAKNVAGSLECIRAAKELGCTMFMDAGSRVEYGLTDGFMQEDIDCHPVNQYGKAKWEFYQKAAPLCTDLGLHYVHLRFFSVYGTGDHPWSIISTLVRELPAGNKVSLSACRHQWNFMYIDDAVEAVYELYTHLPQSAEEGFKKNGLVNTIVNIAGRDTRVLKDFVEEIHTIAGGAGQLEYGTFVQAKEGALSIKPDISRLMLLTGGWQERFTFRKGIETMMKKEKENKNL from the coding sequence ATGAGAATAGTCATAACAGGAGCTACTGGTTTTATTGGAAGTAATCTGGCGAAACTGTTTTTGGAGAAAGGGGCAGAGGTTTTTGCACTGGTGCGTCCGGAGTCCAGCCATTTAGAGGCACTTCCAAAGGATGAAAAACTTCATATGGTTTCCTGTGGTTTAAGCAATGTAATGGACTGCATAGGCCAGATCGGACAGGCAGATGCTTTCTTTCATCTTGCCTGGGGCGGTGTAAACCGTCAGGAGATCGACTCGCCACAGGTCCAGGCAAAAAATGTGGCCGGTTCTTTAGAATGCATCCGTGCAGCAAAGGAGCTTGGCTGTACCATGTTTATGGATGCCGGTTCCAGAGTGGAATATGGCCTGACAGACGGTTTTATGCAGGAGGATATTGATTGTCATCCTGTAAACCAGTATGGAAAGGCAAAATGGGAGTTCTACCAGAAAGCAGCACCTCTTTGCACAGACCTGGGACTCCATTATGTGCATCTGCGCTTTTTCAGTGTATATGGAACAGGGGATCATCCCTGGTCTATTATTTCCACACTGGTCCGGGAGCTTCCGGCGGGAAACAAGGTTTCTTTGAGCGCCTGCAGGCATCAGTGGAATTTTATGTACATTGATGATGCAGTGGAAGCTGTATATGAATTGTATACACATCTGCCCCAGTCAGCAGAGGAAGGGTTTAAGAAAAACGGACTTGTAAATACGATCGTAAATATTGCAGGCAGGGACACCAGGGTGTTAAAGGACTTTGTTGAGGAGATCCATACCATTGCCGGCGGCGCAGGCCAGCTGGAATATGGCACCTTTGTCCAGGCAAAAGAAGGCGCGCTTTCCATAAAGCCGGATATTTCCCGCCTTATGCTGCTTACCGGTGGCTGGCAGGAAAGATTTACCTTCCGTAAAGGCATTGAGACGATGATGAAAAAAGAGAAAGAGAACAAAAACCTATGA
- a CDS encoding glycosyltransferase family 2 protein, whose translation MKKISVLIPCYNEVENAGPISKAVTDIIEKELPQYDYELVFIDNDSTDGTRDVIRELCRQNPKIKAIFNARNFGQFNSPYYGMLQVTGDCVIEMVADFQDPVEMIPKYVHEWEKGYKIVIGIKTSSKENKVMYWLRTCYYKVIKKMSEVEQIEHFTGSGLYDREFIEILRKLDDPTPFLRGIVAELGYKRKEIPYEQPKRRAGKTHNNFYRLYDAAMLSVTSYTKEGLRLATIFGGICAAGSMIIALVYLVMKLIWWDRFPAGMAPMLIGMLFLGSVQLFFIGFLGEYIMSINQRVMKRPLVIEEERLNFDQKRENANKDVNAKNVDTKDVDTKDVDTKDGKENEV comes from the coding sequence ATGAAAAAGATCAGTGTATTGATTCCCTGTTATAATGAAGTGGAAAATGCAGGCCCTATCAGCAAGGCAGTTACCGATATTATAGAGAAGGAGCTGCCCCAGTATGACTATGAGCTTGTATTTATTGATAATGATTCCACTGACGGCACCCGTGATGTGATCCGGGAGCTTTGCAGGCAGAATCCGAAGATAAAGGCTATTTTTAATGCCAGAAACTTCGGTCAGTTTAATTCCCCCTACTATGGCATGCTTCAGGTGACAGGTGACTGTGTGATTGAAATGGTAGCGGATTTCCAGGATCCGGTAGAAATGATACCAAAGTATGTCCATGAATGGGAAAAGGGCTATAAGATCGTTATCGGTATTAAGACCAGCAGCAAGGAAAATAAGGTTATGTACTGGCTTCGTACCTGTTATTATAAGGTCATTAAAAAGATGTCAGAGGTAGAGCAGATCGAGCATTTCACAGGCTCCGGCCTTTATGACAGGGAATTTATTGAGATCCTGCGTAAATTAGATGATCCAACGCCATTTTTACGTGGTATCGTGGCAGAGCTTGGCTACAAGCGCAAGGAGATCCCTTATGAGCAGCCAAAACGCCGTGCAGGTAAGACACACAACAACTTTTACCGTCTTTATGATGCGGCTATGTTAAGTGTTACTTCTTATACAAAAGAGGGACTTCGTCTGGCCACTATTTTCGGCGGTATCTGCGCAGCAGGAAGTATGATCATTGCACTGGTTTATCTGGTAATGAAGCTGATCTGGTGGGACCGTTTCCCGGCAGGTATGGCGCCAATGCTCATTGGAATGCTGTTTTTAGGCTCTGTCCAGTTATTTTTCATTGGTTTTCTGGGTGAGTATATTATGAGTATCAACCAGCGTGTGATGAAGCGTCCTCTGGTCATTGAAGAAGAAAGACTGAATTTTGACCAGAAAAGGGAAAATGCTAATAAGGACGTAAATGCAAAGAACGTAGATACAAAGGACGTAGATACAAAGGACGTAGATACAAAGGACGGTAAGGAAAATGAAGTATAA
- a CDS encoding class I SAM-dependent methyltransferase, translating to MKRCIACGAPLWETPLLTLDNMPASAQHMPDADHVGADKGLTLDLCQCSGCGLVQFDCEPVDYYRDVIRAGGYSTTMAELRRKQYKHLIETYHLEGRRFIEVGCGQGEFLQVLKEFPVEVHGMEHDPELVKLAKSKGIDVVQGFTETEDTVIPGGLYDVFLSFNFLEHQPDPVTMLRAIWNNLEDDAIGLVTVPSFEYIMEHSSYYELIRDHIAYYTFDTLTSLMERCGFAVLEASMVNRDTLSLVVRKRPQMETENLLDCYVNLRSEMDTYMKYLKAWNKKVCMWGASHQGFTLAATTSLGKNVEYIIDSAPFKHGKFAPASHLPIVPPDHFEEHPVDAIVITAPGYTDEIAKIIRERFGEKIEIRAMRSNHLEMV from the coding sequence ATGAAACGTTGTATTGCCTGCGGAGCTCCTCTTTGGGAGACCCCGCTTCTTACATTAGATAATATGCCGGCATCTGCGCAGCATATGCCTGATGCAGACCATGTGGGAGCAGATAAGGGACTGACTTTGGATCTATGCCAGTGCAGCGGCTGTGGTCTGGTGCAGTTTGACTGCGAGCCTGTGGATTATTACCGGGATGTGATCCGTGCCGGTGGATATTCTACCACTATGGCAGAGCTTCGCAGAAAGCAGTATAAACATCTCATAGAGACCTATCACCTGGAAGGCAGGCGATTTATTGAAGTTGGCTGCGGACAAGGGGAGTTTTTGCAGGTTTTAAAGGAATTTCCGGTAGAGGTCCATGGAATGGAACATGATCCGGAGTTAGTGAAGCTGGCAAAGAGCAAGGGTATTGATGTGGTACAGGGCTTTACAGAGACAGAGGATACAGTGATCCCAGGGGGACTTTACGATGTATTTTTGTCCTTTAATTTCCTGGAACATCAGCCGGATCCGGTGACTATGCTCAGGGCCATCTGGAATAATCTGGAAGATGATGCCATAGGACTGGTCACTGTGCCCAGCTTTGAGTATATTATGGAACACAGCAGCTATTATGAGCTGATCCGTGACCACATTGCGTATTATACCTTTGATACTCTTACCTCTCTTATGGAGCGCTGCGGCTTTGCAGTGTTAGAGGCGTCTATGGTTAACAGGGATACCTTATCTCTGGTGGTGCGCAAGCGTCCCCAGATGGAGACAGAAAACCTCCTTGATTGTTATGTAAACCTGCGTTCTGAAATGGACACATATATGAAGTATTTGAAGGCATGGAACAAGAAGGTATGTATGTGGGGTGCCAGTCATCAGGGCTTTACCCTGGCGGCTACTACCAGCCTTGGGAAAAATGTGGAGTATATTATTGATTCTGCCCCATTTAAGCATGGCAAATTTGCTCCTGCATCCCATTTGCCTATTGTACCGCCGGATCATTTTGAAGAACATCCGGTAGATGCTATTGTGATCACAGCTCCCGGCTATACAGACGAGATCGCAAAGATCATCAGAGAACGTTTTGGTGAAAAGATAGAGATACGTGCCATGCGCTCTAATCATCTGGAAATGGTTTAG
- a CDS encoding glycosyltransferase family 2 protein produces MKYKVDVVRIRENSITLNGWALGKSPESKVTFRVEDEHHQPVKCKMVSTRRDDVSQIYFKKVIDREFGFDIQFPYERGKSYWLLIRCDGRQAKIKYNEELITKRASVAHKRMEKIKDLMNMETVHVALDFWKENGLRALIKKSCHKIQGLDNDYDYGEWYDLTKPTEEDLKAQRETHFEYEPLFSVVIPVYKTPERYLKEMLDSILDQTYGQWEVCIADGSPRGQDVEKVLKKYAEKDPRIHYEILGGNRGIAGNTNGALSMAAGDFVILADHDDTIPPQAFYEVAKAINKHPDCDVLYSDEDKLDMDGKALFDPHFKPDFNPDLLTSVNYICHLFVVKKELLDRVGGFRQEFDGAQDYDFIFRCTEQAKEIVHIPQVLYHWRCHQGSTASNPESKMYAFEAGARAIMAHYERMGIAAEKVEKGVDYGIYHTTFKIKGEPLVSIIIPNKDHSRDLDVCVRSILEKSTYRNLEFIIVENNSTEPETFAYYEEMEEKHPAFHVVTWKEGFNYSAINNFGASFAKGEYLLLLNNDTELLEPDSIREMLGFCQREDVGIAGARLLYADDTIQHAGVVIGFGGIAGHTFIGLHKAENSYFHRAMCAQDYSAVTAACLMTKKSVFEAVGGLSTELAVAFNDIDYCMKVRALGKLVVYAPYATLYHYESKSRGLEDTPEKVARFNREVAIFIKKWPDIIKNGDPYYNPNLTLRKSNFALRDLLKEKIGEPYDLSVYDKFAPEEKNSDE; encoded by the coding sequence ATGAAGTATAAGGTAGATGTGGTCCGTATCCGTGAAAATTCGATCACATTAAACGGCTGGGCACTGGGAAAGTCACCGGAGAGCAAGGTCACTTTCCGGGTAGAGGATGAACATCACCAGCCGGTGAAATGCAAAATGGTCTCTACCAGAAGAGATGATGTAAGCCAGATTTATTTTAAGAAAGTGATCGACCGGGAATTTGGTTTTGATATCCAGTTTCCTTATGAGCGGGGAAAAAGTTACTGGCTGCTGATCCGCTGTGACGGCAGACAGGCAAAGATCAAATATAATGAAGAACTGATCACAAAGAGAGCCAGTGTGGCCCATAAGCGCATGGAAAAGATCAAGGATCTGATGAACATGGAAACAGTCCACGTTGCCCTTGATTTCTGGAAGGAAAATGGTCTTCGTGCCCTTATTAAAAAGTCCTGTCACAAGATCCAGGGACTGGACAATGATTACGACTACGGTGAGTGGTATGACCTGACAAAGCCTACAGAAGAAGACTTAAAGGCCCAGAGGGAGACTCATTTTGAGTATGAGCCTTTATTTTCCGTGGTGATACCGGTATACAAAACACCGGAACGGTATCTGAAGGAAATGTTAGACTCTATTCTGGACCAGACCTATGGACAGTGGGAGGTCTGCATTGCAGACGGCAGCCCAAGAGGTCAGGATGTGGAAAAGGTTCTGAAAAAATATGCAGAAAAGGATCCCCGTATCCATTATGAGATATTAGGGGGAAACCGTGGCATTGCAGGAAATACCAATGGGGCCCTTTCTATGGCAGCCGGTGATTTTGTGATCCTGGCAGACCATGATGATACCATTCCGCCCCAGGCTTTTTATGAGGTGGCAAAGGCTATTAACAAGCATCCGGACTGTGATGTGCTGTATTCTGATGAAGATAAGCTGGATATGGATGGAAAAGCCTTATTTGATCCCCATTTTAAGCCGGATTTCAACCCGGATCTGCTTACCAGTGTAAATTATATCTGTCATTTATTTGTTGTAAAAAAGGAATTACTGGACCGGGTGGGCGGCTTCAGACAGGAATTTGACGGGGCGCAGGATTATGATTTTATCTTCCGCTGCACAGAACAGGCAAAAGAGATCGTCCATATTCCCCAGGTGCTATATCACTGGCGTTGCCATCAGGGATCAACTGCCAGCAACCCGGAAAGCAAGATGTATGCTTTTGAGGCGGGAGCCAGAGCCATTATGGCTCATTATGAGCGTATGGGAATTGCAGCAGAGAAAGTGGAAAAGGGTGTAGATTATGGTATTTACCATACTACCTTTAAGATCAAGGGGGAACCCTTAGTTTCTATTATTATCCCCAATAAGGATCACAGCAGGGATCTGGATGTGTGCGTCCGCTCTATTTTAGAGAAATCTACCTACCGGAACCTGGAATTTATTATTGTGGAAAATAACAGTACAGAGCCGGAGACCTTTGCTTATTATGAGGAAATGGAAGAAAAGCATCCGGCGTTCCATGTAGTCACCTGGAAAGAGGGCTTTAATTATTCTGCTATCAATAATTTCGGCGCATCTTTTGCAAAGGGCGAATATCTGCTTCTTCTGAATAATGATACAGAGCTGCTGGAGCCTGACAGTATACGGGAAATGCTTGGTTTCTGCCAGAGAGAGGACGTTGGCATTGCAGGCGCAAGGCTGCTGTATGCAGATGATACCATCCAGCATGCAGGCGTTGTTATTGGCTTTGGCGGTATTGCAGGACATACCTTTATCGGTCTTCATAAGGCGGAAAACAGCTATTTCCACAGGGCAATGTGCGCCCAGGATTACAGCGCCGTTACTGCGGCCTGCTTAATGACTAAAAAGTCTGTGTTTGAGGCAGTTGGCGGTTTAAGTACCGAGCTGGCAGTTGCCTTTAATGATATTGATTACTGCATGAAAGTGCGGGCGCTGGGAAAACTGGTAGTGTATGCACCTTATGCAACCCTTTACCATTATGAGTCCAAGTCCAGAGGTCTGGAAGATACACCGGAGAAGGTGGCCAGATTTAACAGGGAGGTGGCTATTTTCATTAAGAAGTGGCCGGATATCATTAAAAATGGTGATCCTTACTACAACCCGAACCTGACCCTTAGAAAGTCCAATTTTGCTCTTCGCGATCTCTTAAAAGAAAAGATCGGAGAGCCATACGACCTGTCTGTTTACGACAAGTTTGCACCTGAGGAGAAAAACAGTGATGAGTAA
- a CDS encoding NAD(P)-dependent oxidoreductase: MTVIVTGATSFIGRAAVKELLVNGENVLAVSRPASAGAGALQELFKDLKQRAEQKGESIGNLELCFCELGEIEKLEKIYNKEELQAKAWLHLGWDGAGSDKRKDVKLQEKNIGYAIQALYTAAALGCSRFLFSGSQAEYGICDSWMKEEQQCHPVSEYGKDKVLVYQQASKAAKELGVDYIHTRIFSVYGPGDHPWSLIKTCIRTFLSGGHMEMGPCTQQWNFLYVGEAARILVKLLLGKAAAGVYNVAGEDTRPLKEYIEELFMICGEKGSYEFGYRPPNAEGCVSLMPELSKLKNAIGFHQQVSFKEGILETIKGEQVK, from the coding sequence ATGACTGTGATCGTTACAGGAGCTACCAGTTTTATTGGAAGGGCAGCTGTAAAAGAGCTTTTGGTAAATGGGGAAAATGTGCTTGCAGTATCCCGGCCGGCATCTGCCGGGGCCGGGGCATTACAGGAGCTTTTTAAGGATTTAAAACAGCGGGCAGAGCAAAAAGGAGAGAGCATTGGAAATCTGGAACTTTGCTTTTGTGAGCTGGGAGAGATTGAAAAACTGGAAAAAATTTACAATAAAGAGGAATTGCAGGCAAAAGCATGGCTTCATTTAGGCTGGGACGGCGCAGGCAGTGACAAGAGAAAGGATGTAAAGCTGCAGGAAAAGAACATTGGTTACGCTATTCAGGCTCTTTATACAGCGGCGGCTCTTGGCTGCAGCCGTTTCCTGTTTTCCGGCTCTCAGGCAGAATATGGGATCTGTGATAGCTGGATGAAAGAGGAACAGCAGTGTCATCCTGTATCTGAATATGGAAAGGATAAGGTACTGGTGTATCAGCAGGCATCGAAGGCAGCAAAGGAACTGGGGGTGGATTACATCCATACCCGCATTTTCAGTGTATATGGCCCAGGTGATCATCCATGGTCTCTTATTAAGACCTGTATCCGTACCTTTTTATCCGGCGGACATATGGAAATGGGGCCATGCACCCAGCAGTGGAACTTCCTGTATGTAGGGGAAGCAGCCAGGATACTGGTAAAACTTCTTCTTGGCAAAGCCGCAGCAGGCGTGTATAATGTGGCAGGAGAAGATACAAGACCTTTAAAAGAGTATATAGAAGAGTTATTTATGATCTGCGGTGAAAAAGGAAGCTATGAATTCGGGTACCGGCCGCCAAATGCAGAAGGCTGTGTTTCCCTGATGCCGGAGCTTAGCAAGCTGAAAAATGCCATTGGTTTTCACCAGCAGGTATCATTTAAAGAAGGAATTTTGGAGACTATAAAAGGAGAACAGGTTAAATGA